From Patescibacteria group bacterium, a single genomic window includes:
- a CDS encoding type II secretion system protein, with translation MKLRCKKGFTLIELLVVIAIIGLLASIAVVAVNSARMDTRNTKRKADISQITKALEIYFNRFGRYPDNSTATGYDQQNFYGIGGYWWDSSCNIDGSNDTFITPLTDLGIMVNIPNDPLSRGSLSTCYNYTSTRFVSGVPVDGYYLYSFLENSQSSENNNCPELITSPALNCYHQGDMQSL, from the coding sequence GCAAAAAAGGCTTTACATTAATAGAGCTGTTAGTTGTTATTGCTATTATAGGCCTGCTGGCTTCGATCGCAGTAGTTGCTGTGAATAGTGCCCGAATGGATACAAGAAATACAAAACGTAAAGCTGATATTTCTCAAATAACTAAAGCATTGGAAATATATTTTAATCGATTTGGCAGATACCCGGATAATTCTACAGCAACAGGATATGATCAACAAAATTTTTATGGAATTGGTGGTTATTGGTGGGATTCTAGTTGTAATATAGATGGAAGTAATGATACTTTTATTACCCCACTAACAGATTTAGGAATAATGGTTAATATACCTAATGATCCATTGAGCAGAGGAAGTTTGTCAACTTGTTATAACTATACTAGTACACGTTTTGTATCTGGCGTGCCTGTTGACGGATATTATTTATATTCATTTCTAGAGAATAGTCAATCTAGTGAAAATAATAATTGTCCAGAACTAATCACTAGCCCAGCTTTGAATTGTTATCATCAAGGCGATATGCAGTCTTTGTAA